The genomic segment CGGTACGCGGCCTGCAGGCTGTCCAGGCTGCGGCCCTCGTACGCCTCGAAGCGGCCGAACCTGCGGCACATGTCGTCGCGGAGCGTGGAGGTCGTGGTGGGCGCGGCGATCTGGTCGACGAAGGTGGCGATGTTCTGCTCGATGCCGATGCGTATCGCGTGCCCATAGGGCCCGTCCAGAATGTGGGAGTACTCCGGTAACGCCCCGATGATCTCGGCGGACATCTCCTGGAAGAGGCTGGGCAGTTCGGGCCACATGATCGCCGCGAGCTCCTGCGGGATCGGTCGCAGCGGCTCGGCCGGTCCCGCGGCCCGTCTCGCTCCGGACACGCTCGTCCCCCCTCAACTAGGCGGCGCAGGGTGGGGCATCGGACATGCCGGGAGTGACGTACGACACGTCGTAGCTCGTCGAAACATAGACCAACGGCGGCCGGAGCGCAGCACCCAGTGGCCGTAAACGTGCACGGGCCATGTGACCGGCGGCCGGTCACCGGTGGGCGTGCGTGCTCACTTCCGGACAGTTCGCAGCCGGAATTTATTGCTCCAGAGATAAGAAAATACTCGGGAGTAAGGTCGTTCTCCCAATCTCTGACTGGAGTATTGCGCCACCCGGTTACCGATGCGTAACGTGCCCATTCGCAAGGGCAGCCGAATTCATTCGGTGCCGCGTTCCAGGTATTGAGCCGCAGTCGAAATCCCCGCCTGAACAGCGGGGATCACGGTTAATCAGGTACGCCAACTCCTTGAAAGGATCAGCCCGTGCGCAAGCTGACCAAGAGCACCATCGTCGTCGGTGCGGCCCTCGCCGCCGCCGTCGGATTCTCCACCTCCCCCGCCTCCGCGGCCGGCACCTGGACCGTGACCGGCGGTGGCTCGTTCACAGCGGTGGCGACCAGCCCGATCCTGACGGACACCAACACCGGCACCCAGCTCAAGTGCACCAAGTCCAACGCCGCCGGCAGCGCCGCGAACGGCACCGGGCTCTCCGGTACCGCCATCGCGAGCATCTCCTCCGTCACCTGGACCAGTTGCTCGGGTCCCGCCGGCATCTCCTTCACCGTCACCGCCCAGGGCCTGCCCTGGAAGCTCAACGCGGCGACGTACTCCGCGGGCGTCACCACCGGCACCATCACCGGCGTCAAGGCCCACATCAGCGGTCTGTGCAACGCGGACTTCAACGGCCCGACGGCCGGCAGCACCGCCACCCTCACCGGCAAGTACACCAACTCCACCCACGTGCTGACGGTCAGCGGCGGGAACCTGAAGGCGTACAACGTCTCGGGCATCTGCCTCGGTCTGATCAACAACGGTGACAGCGCGGTCTACAGCGCCAACTACGTCCTGAGCCCCGCCACCCTGCAGATCACCTCTCCGTGAGCCGACCCGCTGTGCGGACCCCGGCCCGGAGCCACGGGCCGGGGTCCCGCGCCGCGGAGCGGACGGCCACCGGCGCCCGGCTGCCCACCGGTACTCAATGGAATACAAAACTCCGCTACGTATTTATCATCCAGTGATAAGAAATCCGACGGCCTGGAGATCGCGGAACATTCCTGTGTTCGATCACTTGTCCTCGTTATTACCCGCACGTAGTGTCCTGCGTCCCGACCGAGTTCGCGATTTCCCGCAGGTATGCGCCGAGCCAGTCCGAGGAGTGCCGCAATGAGGGGTGCAGGTGTTCCACGCCGTACGGTGCGGCTGGCGGGCCTCGCGGCGGCGGCGCTCGTGGCGGGGCTGTTGTCCGGGTCCGGCTCCGCGGCGGCCGGCCGGGACGGGCCGCTGACGATGGCGTACCAGTGCGCCTTCCCCGGCGGCGGTCAGCCGGTGCACGCCGTCCTGACCCAGCTCTTCCCGGACACCGGAGCGGTCGACAAGCCGATCCAGCCCGGTGATCTGACCATGGCGCTGACGGTGCCGCGCGCCGCCGTCGACGGTCTCGTGCCGGACGCCACCGGAATGCTGGCCGGTACCGGAACCCTCACCGCCCGTGTCACCCAGGGCACTTCGGCCGCCGACGCCCCCTGGCCCGGACTGCGGGCCCCCGCCGTTCCGGTGACCGGCAAGGACGATCTCGTGCTGACGTTCAAGGGCGAGGTGCCGCCGGTGACCGTCACCGCGGCGGGCGAGGTGAGCTTCGGCGCGGGTGCGCTGGCCCTGGAGCTCACACCGGGCAAGGCCGCCGCGACGGACGCGACGCCGTCGCCCGTACCGGCCACCGCCGCCCCCGTGAAGGTGGCCTGCACTCCGGAGGCCGGGCAGAACGCGCTGCTGGGCGCGGTGCCGGTGCCCGTGCCGGACCCCACCCCGTCGGGCTCGCCCCCGTCGTCACCCTCGTCATCGGGACCGGCCGCACCGTCCTCCTCCGCGACGCCCTCCGCCCCCGGTATGTCACCGGGTACGCCGGCGGGTACGTCACCGGTTGCGTCGGCCGAGCCGGGCGCGCCGCACAACAGCACCATCAAGGTCGAACCGCCGGTGCATTCCGGCACGTACGACTGCGACGTCCTGCCCAAGGGGAAGCTGGACTTCGATCACATTCCGCTGAAGGACGAGCAGGATGCCGGCGCGACGGTCACCGAGACCACCTTCGATCTCGGCTCGTGCGCCTACGCGACCGGATACTCCAACGTCCACAAGCTCAGCGGCGCCGCCGTCATCAATGACGCGCACAGCGCCAGGGGCCCCTCCCTGACCTACATCAACATGAACGTGCGGATGGCGGTCCAGCCCAATCCCCCGCAGTACTACGAGTTCGACTCGCTCGGTTCGATGACGCTGCCGGTCGCCGATTCCACGTTCCTGACCTACGGATTCGTGCCGACGACGGCGAAGATGGCGCTCACGCCCGATCCGGTGAAACCGCTGCTGACCATCGTCACCACGGGTACCAACTTCGTCGAGCAGAACGTCATCACCACGATCTACGGATATCAGTGGCTCCGGCTCTACGACGTCAGGATCAACGGCACCCCGCTCGACGTCGGACCGAACTGCCGTACCAGGGCGCCGATCCAGCTGGCGCTCGTGGGGCTGCAGGACGCGCACATGCCCGGCGGCGGTGACGGCAAGCCGGACTACACGATTCTCGACGGCGGCCCGCTGCACCAGGAGAACCTGACGATCCCCGCCTTCACCGGCTGCGGGACCCACGGCGAGAACCTCGACGCGCTCTTCACCGCGGCGGTGTCAGGCCCGGGGAACTCGCTCAACCTCAACCAGGGCACGCTCTGCGCGCCCTGGGCCGGACTCGGCTGCGACGCCTCGACCGGTACCGAGATCCAGATCCCGCCGCTGCCGCACCGCTGACCAGTCCGCCACCGGCGCCGCGGACGGCGCCGGCCAACCATCCCGGGAGGTGTAATGGGAATCGAAGTGGTCGTCGAAGGCCTCACCAAGTCGTTCGGCAGTCAGACCGTCTGGCAGGACGTGACGCTCACTCTGCCGCCCGGTGAGGTCAGCGTGATGCTGGGCCCCTCGGGTACCGGAAAGACCGTGTTCCTGAAGTCGGTGATCGGGCTGCTCAAGCCCGAGCGCGGGCGGGTCATGGTCAACGGCGTCGACATGGTGAACAGCCCGGAACGCGACGTGTACGAGGCGCGCAAGCTCTTCGGCCTGATGTTCCAGGACGGCGCGCTGTTCGGGTCCATGTCGCTCTTCGACAACATCGCCTTTCCGCTCCGCGAGCACACGAAGAAGAAGGAATCCGAGATCCGCCGCGTCGTGATGGAGCGGATGGACATGGTCGGACTCCTGGGCGCCGAGGGGAAGTTGCCCGGCGAGATATCCGGCGGCATGCGCAAGCGCGCCGGACTGGCCCGCGCGCTGGTGCTCGATCCGCAGATCATTCTCTGCGACGAGCCGGACTCCGGCCTCGACCCGGTCCGCACCGCGTACATCTCGCAGCTGCTGATCGACCTGAACGCGCAGCTCGACGCGACGATGCTGATCGTCACGCACAACATCGACATCGCCTCGACCGTGCCGGACAACATGGGCATGCTCTTCCGCCGCCGGCTCGTGGCCTTCGGCCCCCGCGAGGTGCTGCTGACCAGCCAGGAACCCGTGGTGGCGCAGTTCCTCGGCGGGCACCGGGCCGGTCCGATCGGGATGTCGGAGGAGAAGGACGAGGCCACGATGGCCCTGGAGGAGCGGCACGGCGTCACCGGGAGCAGTTCGGTGCCCCGCACCATCGAACCGCAGCTGGAGCCGACTCCCGGGCTGCCGGTCCGGCAGGCGGTGCTGCGCCGCAGGGAGCGGGTGCTCGGCCTGCTGGACACGCTGCCGCCGGCCGCGCGGCACGCGGTCGAGTCCAGCTTCGACCGCACCGGGCACGTCGCCGCCGGGCAGCGGGCCGCCCCCGCCGGCCGCGCGGGCGGAGGACCGTCATGACGGCTCCCGCACTGGATCCGCCACGGGACCCCGCACCCGCGCCGCGGCCGGCGGCGCCTCCCGTGCGGCGGCCGGTCCCGGGGCTGGGCGCGCTGCGCGAGACCGGCCGGCTCTTCTCGCTCGCCGTGACGACGGTCGGCGCGATGTTCCGCAGACCGTTCCAGGTCCGGGAGCTGATCGAGCAGTTCTGGTTCATCGCGAGCGTGACGATCCTGCCCGCCGCCCTCGTGTCGATCCCGTTCGGCGCGGTGATCGCGCTCCAGGTCGGGTCGCTGACCCAGCAGCTCGGCGCCCAGTCGTTCACCGGCGGCGCCAGCGTGCTGGCCATCATCCAGCAGGCGAGCCCGCTGATCGTCGCCCTGCTGATCGCGGGCGCCGGCGGTTCCGCGATCTGCGCGGACCTCGGGTCGCGCAAGATCCGCGAGGAGCTCGACGCGATGGAGGTCATGGGCGTCTCGCCGGTGCAGCGCCTCGTCGTCCCCCGGGTGCTGGCCGCGATGTTCGTGGCGGTGCTGCTCAACGGACTGGTCTCGGTCGTCGGAACGCTCGGCGGCTACTTCTTCAACGTGATCATGCAGCACGGCACGCCGGGCGCGTATCTCGCCAGCTTCTCGGCCCTCGCCCAGCTCCCCGACCTCTACATCAGCGAGCTGAAGGCGCTGATCTTCGGCTTCATCGCGGGCATCGTCGCCGCCTACCGGGGCCTCAATCCGCGCGGCGGGCCGAAGGGCGTCGGCGACGCGGTGAACCAGTCGGTGGTCATCACCTTCCTGCTGCTGTTCTTCGTGAACATGGTGCTCACGGGGATCTATCTGCAGATCGTCCCCGCGAAGGGATCCTGACCGATGGCCCTTCTCGACAAGGACGCGCCGCAGGACGCCCCCGTCCCGCCGGACCGGAACGCACCGGCCGAGTACCGCCACGGCGCCCGGTCCGACCGCTGGTTCGGCTGGCTGGACCGGCTCGGCGACCATCTGATCTTCCACATCACCGCGCTGCTGTGGATCCCCAAGACCCTGCGCCGCTACCTCAAGGAGATCCAGCGGCTGCTGGCCGAGGTGGCGTTCGGCAGCGGCGGGCTCGGGGTCATCGGCGGCACCGTCGGCGTGATGATCGCGATGACGCTCTTCACCGGCACCGTCGTCGGCCTGCAAGGTCACGCGGCGCTCAACCAGGTCGGCGCCGCCGCGTTCACCGGCTTCGTCTCGGCGTACTTCAACACCCGGGAGATCGCACCCCTGGTGGCGGGCCTCGCGCTCTCGGCCACCGTGGGCGCCGGCTTCACCGCGCAGCTCGGCGCGATGCGCATCAACGAGGAGGTCGACGCCCTGGAGGGGATGGGCATCCGCAGCATGCCGTACCTGGTGACGACCCGGATCATCGCGGGCGTCGTCGCGATCATCCCGCTCTACGGCATCGGCCTGGTCAGCTCGTACGTCGCCTCACGGCTGGTCACGGTCTTCGTGAGCGGCCAGTCGGCGGGCACCTACGACCACTACTTCCACACGTTCCTGTCGCCCGACGACGTCCTGCTGTCGTTCCTCAAGGTGATCGTCTTCAGCGTGACGGTGATCCTCGCGCACTGCTACTACGGCTTCCACGCCGAGGGCGGACCGGCCGGCGTCGGGGTGGCGGTCGGCCGGTCGGTACGGAACGCGATCGTGGTGATCAGCGTGACCGACTTCTTCCTGAGCCTGGCCATCTGGGGCACCACGACGACGGTGCGGGTGGCCGGATGACCGCCCTCACCGTGCGGCGGCGCTTCGCCGGAGTGGTGTTCCTGCTGGTCCCGGCGCTGCTCATCTGGCTGTCGGTCGCGATCTACGACAAGGAGTTCTCCGACGACGCGACGGTGACCGTCAGGACCGGCAGCGTCGGCAACGCGATGCACCTGTACGCGGACGTGAAGCTGCGCGGGGTGGTCGTCGGCCAGGTGCGCGGCATCACCGCCGACGGCGACGGCGCCCGCGTCACGCTGGCCATCCAGCGCGACAAGCTGAACGGCATCCCGGCCGACGTCACCGTGCAGATGCTGCCGACGACGCTGTTCGGGGAGCGGTTCGTGGCCCTCGTGCCGCCGGCGCGGAGCACCTCGGGGCCGAAGCTGCTGGCCGGCAGCACCATCGCGCAGGACCGCTCCAGCAACGCCATCGAGCTGGAGCAGGTGCTCGACAACGTCCTGCCCCTGCTGACGGCGGTGCAGCCGGAGAAGCTCTCCGCCACCCTCAGCGCCGTCTCGCAGGCGCTGCAGGGCCGCGGTACGAAGCTGGGCGACAGCTTCGTCACCCTCGACGCCTATCTGGCGAAACTCAACCCGAACCTGCCGGCCCTCAACCGGGACATCCAGGAGCTGGTGAAGGTCAGCCGCGTCTACGGCGACGCCGCCCCCGACATCCTTCAGGCGCTCACCGACTTCACGACGACCAGCGGCACCATCGCCGAGCAGCGCGCCAACCTCAGCACCCTGTACGGGTCGACGACCAGTACCTCCCAGGACCTGACCGCGTTCCTGCGGCAGAACCAGGACACCATCATCCGGCTGTCGGCGGACAGCAGGGGAACGCTCCAGCTGCTCGGCGAGTACGCGCCCTCGTTCCCCTGCACCCTGCGCACGCTGGCGAACTTCGTGCCGGCGATGGACAAGGCGCTCGGCAAGGGGACCAATGAGCCAGGACTGCACGTCACCGTGCGGACCGTTCCCTCCCGGGGCAAGTACCTGCCCGGCAAGGACAAGCCGTCGTACACGGCGAGCACCGGGCCCAACTGCTACCCGGTGCCGTACCTCGGCCGGCCGATCCGGACGGACGACACGGTGTCGCCGGGCCTCACGCCCCCGGCAGCCACGACGCCCCCGGCAGCCACGACGGGCGTCACCGTGACCGGTGCCGGAAGCGGGAACGGCGGCCTGGGGCTGCCCAACTCGCCGCAGGAGAACGAACTCGTCAACGAACTGCTGGCACCGGCGCTGAACGCCTCGCCGGACTCCCTTCCCGACTGGAGCAGCCTGCTGGCCGGTCCGGTCTTCCGCGGTGCGGAGGTGAGGCTCCAGTGAGGCGCCGGAGCATCGCGGGACCGCTCATCAAGTCGATCGTCTTCATCGTCGTGACGGCCCTGGCCACCACGGTGCTCGCCTTCAGCATCGCCAACACCGGGATCGCGGACACCGTCGGCTACAAGGCGCGGTTCACCGACACCACCGGGCTGATCACCGGCGACAGCGTGCGGATCGCCGGGGTGAAGGTCGGCCAGGTCGAGGACATCCGGGTGGTGGACCGGCGGCTCGCCCAGGTGACGTTCTCGGTCGAGAAGGGCCGGGCACTGCCCGCCTCGGTGACCGCGTCGATCAAGTACCTCAACATGGTCGGCCAGCGCTACATCGACCTGCAGCAGGGCACGGGGCCGATGGACCGGGCCTTCACGCCCGGCTCCACCATCCCGCTGGACCGCACCTCGCCCGCCCTCGACCTCACCCAGCTGTTCAACGGGTTCCAGCCGCTCTTCGAAGGGCTGTCGCCCAAGGACGTCAACCAGCTCGCCGGGGAGATCATCCAGGTGCTCCAGGGCGAGGGCGGCACCGTCAACAGCCTGATCAGGAACGTGGGTTCGCTGACCACCACGCTCGCCGCC from the Streptomyces sp. RKAG293 genome contains:
- a CDS encoding ABC transporter permease, yielding MTAPALDPPRDPAPAPRPAAPPVRRPVPGLGALRETGRLFSLAVTTVGAMFRRPFQVRELIEQFWFIASVTILPAALVSIPFGAVIALQVGSLTQQLGAQSFTGGASVLAIIQQASPLIVALLIAGAGGSAICADLGSRKIREELDAMEVMGVSPVQRLVVPRVLAAMFVAVLLNGLVSVVGTLGGYFFNVIMQHGTPGAYLASFSALAQLPDLYISELKALIFGFIAGIVAAYRGLNPRGGPKGVGDAVNQSVVITFLLLFFVNMVLTGIYLQIVPAKGS
- a CDS encoding MCE family protein, with product MTALTVRRRFAGVVFLLVPALLIWLSVAIYDKEFSDDATVTVRTGSVGNAMHLYADVKLRGVVVGQVRGITADGDGARVTLAIQRDKLNGIPADVTVQMLPTTLFGERFVALVPPARSTSGPKLLAGSTIAQDRSSNAIELEQVLDNVLPLLTAVQPEKLSATLSAVSQALQGRGTKLGDSFVTLDAYLAKLNPNLPALNRDIQELVKVSRVYGDAAPDILQALTDFTTTSGTIAEQRANLSTLYGSTTSTSQDLTAFLRQNQDTIIRLSADSRGTLQLLGEYAPSFPCTLRTLANFVPAMDKALGKGTNEPGLHVTVRTVPSRGKYLPGKDKPSYTASTGPNCYPVPYLGRPIRTDDTVSPGLTPPAATTPPAATTGVTVTGAGSGNGGLGLPNSPQENELVNELLAPALNASPDSLPDWSSLLAGPVFRGAEVRLQ
- a CDS encoding DUF6801 domain-containing protein → MRGAGVPRRTVRLAGLAAAALVAGLLSGSGSAAAGRDGPLTMAYQCAFPGGGQPVHAVLTQLFPDTGAVDKPIQPGDLTMALTVPRAAVDGLVPDATGMLAGTGTLTARVTQGTSAADAPWPGLRAPAVPVTGKDDLVLTFKGEVPPVTVTAAGEVSFGAGALALELTPGKAAATDATPSPVPATAAPVKVACTPEAGQNALLGAVPVPVPDPTPSGSPPSSPSSSGPAAPSSSATPSAPGMSPGTPAGTSPVASAEPGAPHNSTIKVEPPVHSGTYDCDVLPKGKLDFDHIPLKDEQDAGATVTETTFDLGSCAYATGYSNVHKLSGAAVINDAHSARGPSLTYINMNVRMAVQPNPPQYYEFDSLGSMTLPVADSTFLTYGFVPTTAKMALTPDPVKPLLTIVTTGTNFVEQNVITTIYGYQWLRLYDVRINGTPLDVGPNCRTRAPIQLALVGLQDAHMPGGGDGKPDYTILDGGPLHQENLTIPAFTGCGTHGENLDALFTAAVSGPGNSLNLNQGTLCAPWAGLGCDASTGTEIQIPPLPHR
- a CDS encoding MCE family protein, which gives rise to MRRRSIAGPLIKSIVFIVVTALATTVLAFSIANTGIADTVGYKARFTDTTGLITGDSVRIAGVKVGQVEDIRVVDRRLAQVTFSVEKGRALPASVTASIKYLNMVGQRYIDLQQGTGPMDRAFTPGSTIPLDRTSPALDLTQLFNGFQPLFEGLSPKDVNQLAGEIIQVLQGEGGTVNSLIRNVGSLTTTLAAKDKVIGEVIDNLNTVLTSVNTREQGFNELVGTLQTLVTGFAGDRQPIGDAITAISQLTTSTAGLLDDGRAPLKEDIRQLGRLSSNLAASTPQIENFLQKTPVKMRTITRLASYGSWLNLYLCEAKVSGVTTSDGSKAPTGIAITEARCRS
- a CDS encoding ABC transporter ATP-binding protein codes for the protein MGIEVVVEGLTKSFGSQTVWQDVTLTLPPGEVSVMLGPSGTGKTVFLKSVIGLLKPERGRVMVNGVDMVNSPERDVYEARKLFGLMFQDGALFGSMSLFDNIAFPLREHTKKKESEIRRVVMERMDMVGLLGAEGKLPGEISGGMRKRAGLARALVLDPQIILCDEPDSGLDPVRTAYISQLLIDLNAQLDATMLIVTHNIDIASTVPDNMGMLFRRRLVAFGPREVLLTSQEPVVAQFLGGHRAGPIGMSEEKDEATMALEERHGVTGSSSVPRTIEPQLEPTPGLPVRQAVLRRRERVLGLLDTLPPAARHAVESSFDRTGHVAAGQRAAPAGRAGGGPS
- a CDS encoding ABC transporter permease, with product MALLDKDAPQDAPVPPDRNAPAEYRHGARSDRWFGWLDRLGDHLIFHITALLWIPKTLRRYLKEIQRLLAEVAFGSGGLGVIGGTVGVMIAMTLFTGTVVGLQGHAALNQVGAAAFTGFVSAYFNTREIAPLVAGLALSATVGAGFTAQLGAMRINEEVDALEGMGIRSMPYLVTTRIIAGVVAIIPLYGIGLVSSYVASRLVTVFVSGQSAGTYDHYFHTFLSPDDVLLSFLKVIVFSVTVILAHCYYGFHAEGGPAGVGVAVGRSVRNAIVVISVTDFFLSLAIWGTTTTVRVAG